TAGGGGCAATTCATTTAATCGTTTGCCTTGACAAGTAGTACATTTTTTGTCCGCCATAAATTGTTTATAATATTCTCGGGCTGATTCACTAGTTGTTTCGGTATAACGGCGTTCAATTAACTGACCAATACCTTCAATATAATCATATCCCCGCATTGTATTTCCACTAGCAGTGCGAATGTTATATTCAATTGGTTCATCACTACCACGAATTAAATATTGTAATTGTTCGCGGGGTAAATCTTCAATTGGCTGGTCTAAAGGAATATGATAGTGATTAGCTAATACTTTAAATTTTTGTCATTCAATATTAGTTGTATTAACAATATTTTTTAAATAAACAATTCCTCCTTGTAAAATTGTTAAGCGACGATTAGGAATTAATAACTCTTCATCGACTTCTAATTTAACTCCTAATCCTTTACATTCATAACAAGCACCCGTTGGGGAGTTAAATGAAAATAATCGCGGTTCTAGCTCAGGAATTACAAAACCACAAATACTGCATGAATAATTTGTTGAAAATAATAATTCTTTGTTATGATCAAGCAAATCAATTTTAACTAACGAATCACCATATTTTAAAGCAATTTCAATTGCATCATGAATCCGGCTAATCATATCTTCATTATCACGAAAAACAATCCGATCAATGACAATGTCAATATTTTGACGTTTATTTTTATCTAGTTCAATTTCATCATCTAAGGATTTAATTTCATCATTAACCTTTACCCGTAAAAAGCTTTCTTGTTTTAATCGTAAAAAAAGATCTTTAAAACTTCCCTTTTTGTCACGGACAATGGGGGATAAAATCATTAATTTATCTTCTACTTTTACTTGTTGTTTTAAATTATTAATAATTTCTTTGATTGTCACTGATTTAATAACTCCGTGACCATTAATACAATAAGGGGTTCCTACCCGGGCATATAATAATCTTAAGTAATCATAAATTTCTGTCACAGTCCCCACGGTACTACGGGGATTATGACTAGTCGTTTTTTGGTCAATCGAAATGGCGGGTGATAGGCCCTCAATTGCATCAACATCTGGTTTTTCATTGCCTCCCAAAAACTGGCGGGCATAACTAGATAAGCTTTCAATATATCTTCGTCGTCCTTCTGCATAAATTGTATTAAATGCTAAGGAAGATTTCCCACTTCCTGATAATCCAGTAAAAACAACTAATTTATTTTTGGGAATCTCAACATTAATGTTTTTTAAATTATTTTCCCGGGCCCCTTTAACAATTATTTTATCTTTGCTCATTTTTGATAGTTCTCCTCTTGTAAACTCATTCTATTTAATATTGTAATATAGAAAGTTAATTTAATAAATATTTTTTAAAAATAAAAATCTGAAAAGAAAAAAGAGTTATCAACTGAACACTCTTTTTTGTTATTTTATTTTAATTCTTTTTTCATTTCTGATACTTTGGTATCAATGTATTGACTATAACTACTTACCAGTTTTTCATCACCTTCTAAGTAAAATAGAATTTTCATGATTTTATCTTCTAAATCAGTCAATTCTTCATCATCTTTATAAATTTCAATAAAATAAATTTCTACTAGTTGCTCGGCAATTTCTTCATTAGCAACTGATTGTTCATAATAGTTATTATAATTTGCTTCATTAAGAATTTCACCTAAAAATGAATCAAACAATTTCTCATCGTTCATTTTTAACTTAATTTCTTGTAATAATTGGATTAATTCTGGTTTCATTATATATCCCTCCGTATTTTCTAAATATGATATATATTTAATTTTACTATACTTTTAGAAATTTGTCTTGTTTAATTGATTATATCTTTCTAAATAGTTATCACGACTGGTAATTGTAGTTTCAACCTGATTATTGAGTACCATAATTTTATCCTGGTAAACTTCTTTGTTCGTGTTTAATGTTTTGATCAATTGTAAAACAATTAATTGTAACCGTAAAACCAATTCGGTAGAATCAAGCAGCGTAATGGTATGAATTAATAACTTTTGATAGTTATAACCAACAACTGAATTATTTTCTGAACCAACTAATTTTGTTTTATTTTTAATAATTGTACGGTTTAAACGTTCATATTCTTCATCAAAATAATTCCGGGTAATAAATTCTTCAAGTTCACTTTCAAATTCTATGGGGTCTTTTTCTTCACGGCGATGAAAAACACTTCTTTTATCCCCACTGGCATAGCCTTTCCCCACTAGGTTAGATAAATCTGTTGTTAAATCAATATTATCTTCTAATTTTGCTTTCAGAACATACATCATTCTTAAAACATAACCTGCAAATTTGCGGTTATTATCATCATTAAAATCATAATACTTTAAAATATCCAAACAAATCATAATATTATTTTGTAAACTCGGGATTTTATACGTATTATAAATATTAGTTAATTCATCAATTAAAAATGATACTTTAATAGTTTCCATTACTGTGACCACCTATATTAGTTTAATTTTATCATATTTTAAACAAAATAAAATTGCTATTTTTCAATAGCAATTTTATTAGTTGACTTATTATTTTACTAAACTTAAAAACGAACTTGGTTCTAAACTAGCACCACCAACTAAAGCACCATCAATATCAGTTTGACTTAATAATTCTTTAATATTATCTGGTTTAACACTACCCCCATATTGAATCCGAACATCATTAGCAACGACATCATCATATAAGCTAGCTATTTTATCACGAATTACACGACAAACATCTTGGGCAATTTGCGCGGTGGCAGTTTTTCCAGTTCCAATTGCTCAAATTGGCTCATAAGCAATAACAATTGTTTTAACATCTTCTTCATTAATACCTGCTAAGGCTTTTTCAATTTGACGAGTAACAACTTCATTTGTTTGTTTTTTTTCATACTGTGCTATGGTTTCCCCACAACAAATAATTGGTACCATTCCCTTGGCTAATAGTTTTTTTGCTTTTTTATTAACAGTTTCATCAGTCTCGTTAAACATTTCACGACGTTCAGAGTGACCAATAATAACATGCGTAATGTTTAAATCTTGTAGCATTTCCACTGAAATTTCCCCGGTAAAGGCTCCTTGACTTTCAAAATGACAGTTTTGCGCAGCAATAATTAAATTTTTTGCGTTTTCCTTAGCAACCGCTAAACTAGTAAAGGGTACTCCCACCCCGGCTTCCACCGCAATTTCGGCAACTTCTTTATCAACTGCTTGAATAAAATCAGCAGTTTCTCCCACTGTTTTATGCATTTTTCAATTTCCAATAATAATTGGTTTTCTCATTGTTTACCATCTCTTTCTATATTATTTTTAAATAACATTTTAATTATATACTTATAATATTATTAAAGTAAATAACTAAATTTATTATTCCCTTTTTTATTAATTCTAAATGCTATAATAATATTAATTAGAAATGGAGGACACCTTGATGTTTTTTAGTTCTTTTCAGATGAAATATAATACTAAACAATTAAAAAAATTGCCCAAAATTATTACTTCCCCAAAATGACTAGTAGTTGATGTGCGGCCAAAAGAAGATTGAAAAGAAAGCCACGTTATTAACAGCATCAATGTCCCTCATCATTTATTTAAATTACTTTATCATAAAAAAATTGATAAAAATAAAAAAATCTTGTTTATTTCACAAGGGGGGCGTAGTCACTTAGATTTATATAAATTGTTACGAAAACATAATTTTAAAGTTTATATTCTTGATGGAGGCTGAAAAAAATTACACGAAACTCCTGAGTATGATGAATATCTTACTTATTCTCCCATTGACTAATTATTTTAAATTTTCATAATATATTTTTTTAATTTCGCGGGATAAATGGTTTACTCCTGATTTTGATAATTCTAAATTATATTTATCATATAAAAGATCAGATAATTCTTGCAAAGATGATTCTGGATTAGCAAGCCGTTGATACGCTAATTTTTTGGTATTTTCGTTAAGTTCATCAAAAAGATTATGGTCAACTAAATAATTAATCATCATCACTTGTTCAATTCCTGCCTTCGTTGATTTTTGCTGATTAGAAATTTCAATATTATTTAGGCGATTAATACTATTAGTCATATCACGCGAAATTCTAGTGTCTTCAAATGCTAGCACACTATTAATTGCATCAATTAACTTTAAAAAATCAGAAACCAGAAAAGATTTCTTAATATAGCAGACATATTTATCATAACGTTTAGTAATTTTAAATAAAAAACGGTATTTACTTAATAACTTTTTAAAATATAACGCCGATGGTTCTTCACTGAACTGAACTTCTAAATGGTAGTTACTAGTGTCCGGTGAATTAACACTCCCACAAGCAACAAAGATTCCGGCGATATAAGCCCGTTGGCAATGTTCTTCTCATTCATCAGGAATTTCAATAATTTTTTGGTGGTGAGCTAAGTCATAAACATGTAATGCTTCTAAAATATAACGTGCATTTTTTTTAATTTTTAAAATAAATGTTTTATGTTTTTTTAATTTATTAGATTGAACTATAATTGTTTCAATTTCCGCATCAAAAGAGTGACGAAAAAAAGTATATATTGCTCGAATAACGGGATTGCTAATTGAACTAACTTCAAAATTAAAATAATGGTCACTAATATTTAATTTCATATT
The sequence above is drawn from the Spiroplasma eriocheiris genome and encodes:
- the tpiA gene encoding triose-phosphate isomerase is translated as MRKPIIIGNWKMHKTVGETADFIQAVDKEVAEIAVEAGVGVPFTSLAVAKENAKNLIIAAQNCHFESQGAFTGEISVEMLQDLNITHVIIGHSERREMFNETDETVNKKAKKLLAKGMVPIICCGETIAQYEKKQTNEVVTRQIEKALAGINEEDVKTIVIAYEPIWAIGTGKTATAQIAQDVCRVIRDKIASLYDDVVANDVRIQYGGSVKPDNIKELLSQTDIDGALVGGASLEPSSFLSLVK
- a CDS encoding rhodanese-like domain-containing protein, with product MFFSSFQMKYNTKQLKKLPKIITSPKWLVVDVRPKEDWKESHVINSINVPHHLFKLLYHKKIDKNKKILFISQGGRSHLDLYKLLRKHNFKVYILDGGWKKLHETPEYDEYLTYSPID
- the whiA gene encoding DNA-binding protein WhiA — its product is MSFALSVKEEVVKKSFAPCCQKAFLGGFTKYNMKLNISDHYFNFEVSSISNPVIRAIYTFFRHSFDAEIETIIVQSNKLKKHKTFILKIKKNARYILEALHVYDLAHHQKIIEIPDEWEEHCQRAYIAGIFVACGSVNSPDTSNYHLEVQFSEEPSALYFKKLLSKYRFLFKITKRYDKYVCYIKKSFLVSDFLKLIDAINSVLAFEDTRISRDMTNSINRLNNIEISNQQKSTKAGIEQVMMINYLVDHNLFDELNENTKKLAYQRLANPESSLQELSDLLYDKYNLELSKSGVNHLSREIKKIYYENLK